A stretch of Shewanella dokdonensis DNA encodes these proteins:
- a CDS encoding GpE family phage tail protein, which produces MADIAIIFHWPPSEMAAFTLDELQHWHTLAVSRWNRMNSAENADE; this is translated from the coding sequence ATGGCGGATATCGCCATCATCTTTCACTGGCCGCCCAGCGAAATGGCGGCCTTTACCCTGGATGAACTGCAGCACTGGCACACCCTGGCGGTGAGCCGCTGGAACCGAATGAATAGCGCCGAGAATGCCGATGAATAG
- a CDS encoding phage major tail tube protein, with the protein MALPRKLKHLNVFIDGESWVGEAEEFTPAKLTRKFDPYRGGGMPGAANIDMGLDDAALDIEFVFAGYSEAITKRQGASKIDGVPLRFAGSFQRDDTGEVSTVEIVCRGRFKEIDRGTFKNGENSTSKASMSCTYYKEVLDGQVLHEIDVINMIEIGPDGVDRMAEHRKAIGL; encoded by the coding sequence ATGGCATTACCCCGTAAGTTAAAACACCTCAACGTGTTCATTGATGGCGAAAGCTGGGTTGGTGAAGCAGAAGAATTCACCCCGGCCAAGCTGACCCGCAAGTTTGACCCCTATCGCGGTGGCGGTATGCCCGGTGCCGCCAATATCGATATGGGGCTGGATGATGCAGCCCTGGATATCGAGTTTGTGTTCGCTGGTTACAGTGAAGCCATCACCAAACGCCAGGGCGCCAGCAAGATTGATGGCGTACCGCTGCGCTTTGCCGGGTCATTCCAGCGCGATGACACGGGCGAGGTATCCACCGTCGAAATCGTCTGTCGCGGCCGCTTCAAGGAGATTGACCGCGGCACCTTCAAGAATGGTGAAAACAGCACCTCCAAAGCCAGCATGAGCTGCACCTATTACAAAGAGGTGCTGGATGGTCAGGTGCTGCATGAAATCGATGTCATCAACATGATTGAAATCGGCCCGGATGGTGTTGACCGCATGGCCGAGCACCGCAAAGCCATTGGCCTCTGA
- a CDS encoding phage tail sheath C-terminal domain-containing protein: protein MFAFENYTRTAQVLADTVADAHLWAIDKPLTPTLVKDIIEGINAKFRELKGQGYIVDGSAWYNEDLNEAATLKAGKLYIDYDYTPVPPLEDLTFQQRITDTYLADFAAAVAAA, encoded by the coding sequence CTGTTTGCCTTTGAAAACTACACCCGCACCGCGCAGGTACTGGCCGACACCGTGGCCGATGCGCATCTGTGGGCCATCGATAAACCGCTGACACCCACACTGGTGAAAGACATTATCGAAGGCATCAATGCCAAGTTCCGCGAACTCAAGGGCCAGGGCTATATCGTTGATGGCAGCGCCTGGTACAACGAAGACCTCAACGAAGCCGCCACCCTCAAGGCGGGCAAGCTGTACATCGATTATGACTATACGCCGGTACCGCCGCTGGAAGATTTGACCTTCCAGCAGCGCATTACTGACACCTATCTGGCCGATTTTGCTGCCGCCGTGGCAGCGGCATAA
- a CDS encoding phage tail sheath subtilisin-like domain-containing protein — translation MSDYHHGVRVVEINEGTRTIRTVATSVIGIVATGDDADVDQFPLNQPVLLTTPKNAIGKAGKTGTLKQTLTAITNVVNTMVVVVRVASGADDAETSANVIGTVTEDGQYTGIQALLAAQSQLGVKPRILGVPGLDTLPVTTALCTVAKKLRAFVYAYAHDCATKEAVAAYRENFGDRELMLIWPEFIEFNTDTAQSSAVPATAYALGLRAYIDKTVGWHKTLSNVTVPNVTGISKQVFWDLQDPDTDAGTSTVTISPPSSGRTAFASGAHAPAPMTHCLPLKTTPAPRRYWPTPWPMRICGPSINR, via the coding sequence ATGTCTGATTACCACCATGGTGTGCGTGTCGTTGAAATCAACGAAGGCACCCGCACCATCCGAACTGTTGCCACATCGGTGATTGGGATTGTCGCCACTGGCGATGACGCCGATGTTGACCAATTTCCGCTGAACCAACCGGTGCTGCTGACCACCCCGAAAAATGCCATTGGCAAGGCCGGTAAAACGGGCACCTTGAAACAAACCCTGACGGCCATCACCAATGTGGTCAATACCATGGTGGTCGTAGTGCGGGTTGCCAGTGGTGCCGATGACGCAGAAACCTCTGCCAACGTGATTGGTACCGTCACCGAAGACGGCCAATACACCGGCATACAGGCGCTACTGGCAGCGCAGTCACAGCTTGGCGTGAAACCCCGTATTCTGGGGGTGCCGGGACTCGATACCCTGCCAGTGACCACCGCCTTGTGTACCGTTGCCAAGAAACTGCGCGCCTTTGTGTATGCCTATGCCCATGACTGCGCCACCAAAGAAGCGGTGGCCGCCTACCGTGAGAACTTTGGCGACCGCGAACTGATGCTCATTTGGCCGGAGTTTATCGAATTCAACACCGATACCGCACAAAGCAGCGCCGTGCCGGCGACCGCCTATGCTCTGGGCTTACGTGCTTACATTGACAAGACCGTGGGCTGGCACAAGACGCTGTCCAACGTCACCGTGCCGAACGTCACCGGTATTTCCAAGCAGGTATTCTGGGACTTGCAGGACCCCGATACCGATGCGGGTACCTCAACAGTCACGATATCACCACCCTCATCCGGCAGGACGGCTTTCGCTTCTGGGGCTCACGCACCTGCACCGATGACCCACTGTTTGCCTTTGAAAACTACACCCGCACCGCGCAGGTACTGGCCGACACCGTGGCCGATGCGCATCTGTGGGCCATCGATAAACCGCTGA
- a CDS encoding phage baseplate assembly protein V: MNAITLLADLRRRIDNLLRLGTVEAVRAGECRVKSGELLTDWRPYLTQRAGSARSSWRPTKGEQVLLLSLSGDVTNAYVLPALYCDALPEPDDHPTRNRTIYPDGAVIEYDPEVGALTAKGIKTARVQASERVTIDTPNADFTGNVSIAQKLTVNQGVSVKGAIDHQGQMTNQGGVSIDGIAFGTHKHGGVDTGNGTSGGPQ; this comes from the coding sequence ATGAATGCCATCACCCTGTTGGCCGATCTTCGTCGGCGTATTGATAACCTGCTGCGCCTGGGCACTGTTGAAGCCGTCCGGGCCGGTGAGTGCCGGGTAAAATCCGGTGAACTGCTGACTGATTGGCGCCCGTATCTCACCCAACGTGCAGGCTCGGCCCGCAGCAGTTGGCGCCCCACCAAAGGTGAGCAGGTGTTGCTGCTGTCGCTTTCGGGCGATGTTACCAACGCCTATGTGTTGCCAGCACTGTATTGCGATGCGCTGCCCGAACCTGATGACCACCCGACCCGCAACCGCACTATCTATCCCGATGGTGCGGTGATTGAGTATGACCCCGAAGTTGGTGCCCTCACCGCCAAGGGTATCAAAACCGCACGGGTGCAGGCGTCCGAAAGGGTCACCATCGATACCCCCAACGCCGACTTTACGGGCAATGTCTCTATTGCCCAAAAGCTCACCGTTAACCAAGGCGTATCGGTTAAAGGCGCGATTGACCATCAGGGCCAGATGACCAACCAGGGCGGCGTCAGTATTGATGGCATTGCCTTCGGGACGCATAAACATGGCGGTGTAGATACCGGCAACGGCACCTCGGGAGGCCCACAGTGA
- a CDS encoding phage tail assembly protein — translation MSTETVTLDNPISRGDTQITDITLRKPKAGELRGLNLNDILNMDVNSLTILLPRISSPMLTKDEARQLEPEDLLLLGVPLPIFCCRSSCGNPAPRMRR, via the coding sequence ATGAGCACTGAAACCGTCACGCTCGATAACCCTATTTCGCGCGGTGATACACAAATTACCGATATTACCCTACGCAAACCCAAAGCCGGCGAACTGCGCGGCCTGAACCTCAATGACATTCTCAACATGGATGTCAATTCCCTCACGATACTACTGCCACGTATCTCCAGTCCGATGCTCACCAAAGACGAAGCGCGCCAGTTGGAGCCGGAAGACCTGCTGCTGTTAGGGGTGCCGTTGCCAATTTTTTGTTGCCGAAGCAGCTGCGGGAACCCAGCTCCCCGGATGCGTAGATGA
- a CDS encoding GPW/gp25 family protein, which yields MNVTTGQRLSTRDHIAQSIRDILCTPIGSRVMRRDYGSALFELIDQPQHGATRLRLMAAIVDALTQWEPRVRITAVTLGNSALDGKLIITLEVQRSDTQSNEQYQVNYG from the coding sequence GTGAATGTGACCACCGGCCAGCGCCTCAGTACCCGCGACCATATTGCCCAGAGCATCCGCGACATTTTGTGTACACCCATTGGTAGCCGGGTGATGCGCCGCGACTACGGCTCAGCGCTGTTTGAGTTAATCGACCAGCCACAGCATGGTGCCACCCGCTTGCGCTTGATGGCGGCGATTGTCGATGCCCTCACCCAATGGGAACCCCGGGTGCGCATTACCGCCGTTACTCTGGGCAACAGCGCCTTGGACGGCAAGCTCATTATCACGCTGGAAGTGCAACGCAGCGACACCCAGAGCAATGAGCAGTATCAAGTGAATTACGGGTAA
- a CDS encoding phage tail protein I — protein sequence MSHSLLPPNATALERHLETVLLRATELPTPLREIWNPDTCPVALLPWLAWSLGVTTWKSYWPESVRRSILRSAIETKRRQGTAQSVRTVVESFGAALALRESREGAPHHFDITINAPEMDGASITAQFQQDIIDEVTRVKPARSYMTVQASLTADTRLLLAGAVRAANYTRLELAV from the coding sequence ATGAGTCATTCACTATTACCGCCCAATGCCACCGCGCTTGAGCGTCATCTGGAAACCGTGTTGCTGCGCGCCACCGAACTGCCGACCCCGCTGCGGGAGATATGGAACCCCGACACCTGCCCGGTGGCCTTGCTGCCCTGGCTGGCCTGGTCTCTTGGGGTGACCACCTGGAAGTCCTACTGGCCGGAGTCCGTGCGCCGCAGCATCCTGCGTAGCGCTATTGAAACCAAACGCCGACAGGGTACCGCCCAATCGGTGCGTACCGTGGTGGAGTCCTTTGGTGCGGCACTGGCACTGCGGGAAAGCCGTGAAGGCGCGCCCCATCACTTTGATATCACCATTAACGCCCCGGAAATGGACGGCGCCAGTATTACCGCCCAGTTTCAGCAGGACATCATTGATGAAGTGACGCGGGTGAAACCGGCGCGCTCATACATGACCGTCCAGGCTTCATTGACTGCCGACACCCGTTTATTGCTGGCCGGCGCGGTGCGCGCCGCCAATTACACCCGCTTGGAGTTAGCTGTATGA
- a CDS encoding baseplate assembly protein, whose product MSVINLNQLPSPNIIEAIDYETILSEMTSSLIGLDPSLSEVLALDSEPLNKLLQIVSYREMLLRQRVNEAAKAVMLAYALDADLDNLAALLGVKRLVIDAGDPTAATPIPPTYEEDEPFRQRILLSLDGLSVAGPARAYIYHALSADGRVLDASVESPQFTTYTLPEALAAQLPSNVMVLQCTYDAGLPHPRPGDVAVTVLSREGNGEPSSELVDTVNTRLSGEDLRPLTDNVYTRSATIVNYRVDAQLYTFAGPDPTVVVSSAITAVKAYINDNRRLGRSVTLSGLYAALHVGGVQRVELRSPTADVHCSINQAAFCDDIQVVYGGIAQ is encoded by the coding sequence ATGAGTGTCATCAATTTAAACCAGCTGCCATCTCCCAACATTATTGAAGCCATTGATTATGAGACCATCCTCAGCGAGATGACATCATCCTTAATCGGCCTCGACCCGAGCCTGAGTGAGGTGCTGGCGCTTGACTCCGAGCCGCTCAACAAGCTGCTGCAGATTGTCAGCTACCGGGAAATGCTGCTGCGCCAGCGCGTCAACGAAGCGGCCAAGGCGGTCATGCTGGCCTATGCGCTCGATGCCGATCTGGATAACCTCGCCGCCCTGCTTGGGGTCAAACGCCTGGTGATTGATGCAGGTGACCCCACCGCCGCCACGCCCATTCCGCCGACCTATGAAGAAGATGAACCCTTCCGCCAGCGTATCCTGCTGTCACTGGATGGCTTATCGGTGGCCGGCCCCGCCCGCGCCTATATCTATCACGCGCTCAGTGCCGATGGCCGGGTGCTGGATGCCAGCGTGGAAAGTCCACAGTTCACCACCTACACCCTGCCGGAGGCATTGGCGGCACAGTTGCCCAGTAACGTCATGGTGCTGCAGTGTACCTATGATGCCGGGCTGCCCCATCCTCGGCCGGGCGATGTGGCAGTGACCGTGTTATCGCGTGAAGGTAACGGGGAACCCAGCAGCGAGCTGGTTGATACGGTCAACACCCGCCTGTCAGGCGAAGACTTGCGACCATTGACGGACAACGTCTATACCCGCAGTGCCACGATTGTGAATTACCGGGTGGATGCGCAGCTCTATACCTTCGCAGGTCCCGACCCTACGGTGGTGGTATCGTCCGCCATTACCGCAGTAAAAGCCTACATCAACGATAACCGCCGCCTCGGACGCAGTGTCACCCTGTCCGGGTTATATGCAGCGCTGCATGTGGGCGGTGTGCAGCGGGTTGAGCTGCGCTCACCCACCGCGGATGTGCATTGCAGTATCAACCAGGCGGCCTTCTGTGACGACATTCAGGTGGTCTATGGAGGTATCGCGCAATGA